The DNA window AAATCCGAGATGATCGATAAGGTGCTTGAGGTCAAGAACGGAACATTCATAAGCGATCAAGGCAGTGATCGACGAATGTATACGGTCCAAGAATCCGAATTTGGGTGGAAAATTGTCGGAGTCTCTTACGTGGATGAGTTGGTTGATAATCAGAGTGAAGTATTACTATCTATCGTTTTATTGGGGGCCGTCTGCATTATCATCGCTATTTTTATTTCTCTATTCTTATCGAAGCGTGTAAGCCAACCTATCAAACGATTACAGGGGTATATGAAGGAAGTGGAGAAGGGTAACTTCGACATCCATGTGCCGGTTCCACAGACCGTTGAGCTCTACATGCTTGCAAGAGCATTCAATATGATGGTCGGGAAAATTAAAGAGTTAATGACTCAAACGGTCTTGGATCAAGAACTGAAGCGTAAAAGTGAGATCTCCGCCCTGCAGGCCCAAATCAACCCTCATTTTCTGTATAACACGCTAGATTCCATTGTGTGGATGGCTGAGAGCAACAAATCGCGGGAAGTTGTGTTGATGACCTCGGCGCTTGCCAAGCTGTTTCGTTCATCGATCAGTAAGGGCGAAGAGTTGGTTGCAATTCGTACTGAAATCGAACATATTACGAATTATTTGATGATTCAAAAGATGCGATATAAAAATAAACTGGATTATCAGATCGAAATATCTGAGTTGGTACTGGAATATCGAATGATCAAACTCATCTTGCAGCCCCTTGTAGAGAATGCAATCTATCATGGGGTTAAGATGAAGCAGGGGCCTGGTCTTATCCGAATATCCTCGGAAGAGAAGGATAAGGACATTATTCTGATTGTAGAAGATAACGGCAATGGTATGGATGAGGGGAAGTTGAAATCACTGCTCAATCCAACTGCCGTAACAGAGGGTGGAAGAGGAGTCGGAGTAAGAAATGTTCAGGAACGGATTAAGTTATATTACGGATCGCAATATGGATTGACCTACCATAGTATTCTAGGCGTGGGGACAACCGTATATATTCGTATACCCAAATCACGCTAGGTTAGGGAGGGCGAGAGACATGCAGGTAATCCGCAAGTGGCTAACCATAGTTGGTGTACTCCTTCTCATCGCGGTGGTTGTGTTTGCCTATGGGTATAATGAATTATCTATGAAAAAAAAGACAGATGTTATCGTAATTCTTAAAACGATTGATCCATCAGTTGAGTTCTGGCAGGTGTTAATCGATGGCGTGCATGAGGCCGCACAGGAGTTCAATGCGAACGTTCAAATATGGGGGACGGAGAAGGAAACGGACGTCGATGAACAAATTTCGCTTGTGGAAAATGCGATAGAGAAACGACCGGACGTGATTGTGTTGGCAGCAACCGATTACCAAAGGCTCGTCCCCATTTCCGAGAAAATAAAGAAGAGTGGCATCAAGCTCGTTATTGTCGACTCCGGAATTAAATCTGACGCTGCCGATAGCGTCGTGGCCACAGACAATGTCAACGCAGGTAGAGAAGCGGGCGAAGCAATGAAAGATTTAATTAAAGGTACGGCTCAAATAGCAATTATTAGCTATGTCAAAGACGCCGCTTCTCACATTGACAGGGAAAAAGGTATCCGAGAAGTGATAGAGAATTACCCCGAGATTGAAGTGCTTGGGACATATAATAGCGAAGGATCGGAGCAAAATGCCTATCTATTGGCTAAGGAAATATTACAAGTACATCCGGATACGTTAGGGATTATCGGCCTGAATGAGCCGACTACTGTCGGTGCGGGAAGAGCGATTCAGGAGCTAGAATTAAAGGGGAAGGTGCAGCTGATTGGGTTCGATAGTTCTTTCAATGAGATCAAGCTTCTGGATGAAGGTATAATGAAAGCTACCGTGATCCAGAAACCCTTTCAGATGGGTTATCTCAGTATCAAGACAGCCGTGGAAGTTGTCAAAGGCAAGCGTGTTTCCAAGCTGATCGATACGGGCTCACTGCTCATAACGAAAGAAAATATGTACGTAGAAGAGAATCAGAAGCTACTGTTTCCCTTTGTTGAAAATTAACTGACGAAATAGGGTTATAGTGTATGTGACGCTTCTCGATATGCTTCGTGATCAATAGATGGCTTTTTGAACAACCTCTTATACGACGAGGTCCATGCATTTGCGCATGGGCCTTTTCGACGTTCCAAAAATATTCGACTCTTACAAGAAGAAATCACATGTAAGTGCTGGATCAAACCCAGTATATTTACGGTACTAACATGAACAAGAAGATGGGAGATAAGGTCGATGGATGAATTTCTTGTGAAAATGGACGGGATTGAAAAAAGTTTTGCAGGTGTTCAGGTCTTAAAAGATTGCATGTTTGGGTTACGTGCGGGGGAAGTGCACGCTCTTGTTGGGGAGAACGGTGCGGGGAAATCGACCATGATGAAAGTATTAACGGGTGTATATCAGAAGGACGAAGGACGCATTCTCTATCAGGGTAAGGAAGTCCGCATTCCTGATACAAGATCTGCTCAAAAACAAGGCATTAGCATGATTCATCAGGAGATGAATCTGGCTCCCGATCTAACGGTCGCGCAAAACATCTTTATCGGCAAAGAACCCCGGAAAGGCATAAAGCTATTTCTTGATGATAAGGAGATGAATAGACAAACCTCTGTTTTGCTGAAGCAAATGAATCTAGATATTGATCCAACTACGCTCGTCTCGAAGCTTACGGTAGCCAAGCAACAAATGGTCGAGATCATCAAAGCGATATCCTACGATTCTCAGGTGCTGATCATGGACGAACCGACGGCAGCCCTCAGCGATGCGGAAATCGAGGAATTGTTCAAGATCATCATTCAATTACGGGAAAAAGGTGTAGGCATCGTATACATCTCTCACCGCATGTCAGAGTTGAAACGAATAACCGACCGTATAACGGTCATGCGTGATGGAAGCTACATCGATACGGTCTTGACGGCCGATTCGAGCATTGAACAGATTATTTCAATGATGGTAGGTCGGGAGCTGTATCAGTCTGATAAGACGAACCGGATAAAGGACGAAACGAGCAAAATCGTACTCGAGGTCCGCAACTTAAACCGCAGAAACGTTCTTCATGACGTGAGCTTCTCACTTCGAGAAGGAGAAATCATCGGGTTTGCTGGATTGGTCGGTGCAGGAAGAACGGAGGTCGCACGAGCTATTTTTGGGGCAGATCCCATAGATTCAGGTGAGATCTATGTTCATGGTCGCAAAGTACGGATTGAGGGCCCACATCAGGCCGTAAAGCATGGCATCGGGTATTTGACCGAAGACCGAAAGCACTTTGGCTGCTTACTCGAGATGGATGTTTCCACGAACGTAACGCTGGCAACTACCCGTCGATTCACAAGTGCCGGTTTTTGGATGAACGGAAAACGTATGAATGACGTGTCGAACCAAATCGTTGAGGAGTTGAAGGTGAAGACGGTAGGCATCAAACAGAACCTGAAATATCTATCCGGCGGTAACCAGCAGAAGGTGATTATTGGGAAGTGGTTAACACGGGACTGTGACATTCTGATATTTGATGAGCCAACTCGTGGAATCGATATTGGTGCCAAGAGTGAGATTTACAAGCTTCTTGAGAACTTGGCCGCCTCAGGTAAATCGATCATCATGATTAGCTCGGAATTGCCGGAAATTCTAAGGCTTAGTCATCGCATTATCGTGATGTGTGAAGGAAGAATCACGGGGGAACTGATGAATGATCTGCATGCAACCCAGGAACAGATCATGACACATGCGACGGATCGAATAGGGTAGAAGTAGACAGAGAAAGGAAGAGAAGAATGAAGGAAGCGACAGTAACTAATCGGAAACCGCAGTTTGCGATCAAGTCAGGATTACAGCAGCTATTAATCTTCGGAAGTTTGATATTGTTGGTTATCTTTTTTTCATTAGCTTCGGGGAATTTCTTTCACTTTTCCAATATCATTGGAATATTGCTCTCGACCGCGGTTACTGGTGTTCTGGCCTTGGGATCGACATTTGTTATCATAACGGGCGGGATCGATCTATCGGTTGGAACAGTGATGACGTTATCTGCGGTTATGACGGGGATGTTTATTACGGTATGGGGATTGCCGGTTCCGATTGGTATTATTGGTGGATTGCTGACCGGGGCATTATGCGGATTTTTGTCCGGATTTACGATTGCGCGATTGGGAATTCCCCCGTTTATCGCGACACTTGCGATGATGATGATTGCGAAAGGGTTAGCATTAGTCATCTCGGGAGCCAAGCCGATTTATTTCACTGACAATCAAGTGTTTATGAATATTTCTTTAGGGTCTGTGTTGGGAGCTTTAATTCCGGGATTTGATATTCCAAACGCTGTCCTAATTTTCTTCATACTAGCCATTCTAGGTAGCGTATTATTGTCCCGAACAATTGTCGGCCGCTATAACTTTGCAATCGGCAGTAATGAAGAGGCAACTAGACTCTCAGGTATTAACGTTCGTAATTGGAAAATCGTCATTTATACGATTACGGGTCTATTTACGGGGATTGCCGGTATTCTAATGGCTTCCCGTCTGAATACGGCACACCCTTCACTCGGTGCGGGATATGAAATGGAAGCTATTGCGGCCGTTATTATCGGCGGTACCTCGCTAAGTGGCGGCAAGGGAACGATCTTGGGGACGGTGATTGGTGCTCTGATTATGAGCGTACTGACGAATGGGTTACGTATCATGTCTGTTCCGCAGGAATGGCAGACGGTCGTTGTCGGATTTGTTATCTTGCTAGCTGTTTATGCGGATATCTTGCGTCGGCGCAAGGCTTAACAACGGTATAGACTCCTCAGGGGAATATATACAAGCAACTAAAATTTATCCAGAAGGGGATTAGAACATGAGAAAAATATGGATTATGGGGATATTAGCACTCGTATTGGTTATCAGTGCATGTGGCACGAGCAAGTCGGGTGGAGGTAACGCCTCTTCAACGGTTGTTCCAAAATCTGAAGGAAACGCGGCAAAGGAGAAAATGTATATTCCTATTATCTCCAAAGGGTTCCAACATCAATTCTGGCAAGCGGTTAAGCTTGGTGCAGAGAAGGCTGCAGCCGAATTGAACGTCGATATTACTTTCGAAGGCCCTGAGTCTGAAGCCCAAGTGGATAAACAGCTCGAAATGCTACAAGTTGCACTGGACAAAAAGCCTAGTGCCCTCGGGTTTGCAGCACTCGATAGTCAAGCGTCGATCCCGCTGCTCAAGAAGGCTAAGGATGCGGGTATTCCTGTCATCGCGTTCGACTCTGGTGTAGATAGTGATATTCCGCTCAGTACTGTAGCAACGGATAATACGTATGCAGCTGGTGTCGCTGCTGACAAAATGGCTGAACTGATCGGGGGGGAAGGCGAAATTGCAATAATAGCTCATGACCAAACGAGCCGCACGGGCATCGATCGTCGTGACGGTTTCAAAAACCGTATTGAGGAGAAATACCCCAATGTCAAAATCGTCGATATTCAATATGGAGACGGGGACCATCTGAAATCGACCGATGTAGCTAAAGCAATTATGCAAGCGCACCCAAACCTTAAGGGCCTGTTCGGCACGAATGAGGGCTCCGCGATTGGCATCATTAATGCGGTAACGGAAGCCAAAGTGGTTGGCAAAGTTACAGTTATCGGCTACGATTCCGGTAAGGCACAAATCGACGCGATTAAGAATGGTACGATGGCTGGCGCTATCTCCCAAAATCCAGTAGGCATCGGCTATGAAACGGTTAAAGCGGCAGTAGCTGCAACTAAAGGGGAAACGATTAAGTCAACAATCGATAGCGGCTTCGTATGGTATGACAAAACGAACATCGACAATGAAGATGTTAAAGCCGTTCTTTACGAATAAACCTTCGTCATCATCATTGGACGTAAATACAAAAGCCGCCGTCCCCGATATGGGAACGGCGGCTTTTGTGCGCTTGGTAGTACGAGTTCGTGAGGGCATGTTGGGAACGTCCAATACCACCATTAATCTCGGAAATTAAGAGGACTGCCAAGCTCTAACTCCCGCAACTAATCTGATTCTTTCCAAGTAATTTTGCTTTATAAAGTTCTACATCAGCCTTTTGAAATAAGTCTGTAAAGGTGACTACAGATCCACCTGAGTTATCCGAAACTCCAATACTGGCTGTTATAGAAATGGAGAGACCGTTCTTCATCATTTCAATGGATTTAAAGGATTCTTCTATTTGTTCGGCTTTAATTTTTCCATCTGAAAGCGATATGTTTTTCAAAATAATAATAAATTCATCTCCACCATAGCGACCGACTAAATCATGTTCTCCGAATTTTTTAGAAAAAGATTTACTCACGTGTTGGATGACTTCATCACCAAATAGGTGACCATAGGTATCATTAATAGATTTGAAATTATCGATATCAAAAGCAATACATACTATATTGTCGTTTGTTATAGATGCTTGTTCTAACCATTGATTTGCTGTGTACTCAATATATTTCCGATTAAATAGACCTGTCAGATAGTCGGTATTAGCCTTTTTCTCAATGTCCGTTATGCTGTGCTTTATATTTAGTCTTAGAGCAACAAGCTCAAGCTCTCTATTACTAATTTGGTTCAGAATTGCTATGTATTCTTTTTGAACTAAATATCCAAGCTGGACATCATTCATGAGGTCACATAATTTGCATCTTTCGGCTTGAATTGCTTTTAACAAATAGACGTCATTGTAGCTCTCCACAAGATTTTTAGCCACTGTATAAGATTCGAATGCTTCTCTATATAAGGTTTGTTTGGAGTACCAATTTCCTTGTAGATCATAGCAATTGGATTTTTCTCTTATAAATGAATCTAGAATAGGATCGTTAATCATTTCATCAATCAGTGACTTGGAAGCTTCGAAATTCTCAAGCCCGATATATGCTTTAGCCATGTTTAATTTCACTCTTAGTTCTAAGATTGGACTTGCAGGTTCCAGTAATTTAGCGGTATCAAGTCCTTCTTTAGCCATTTTTAAAGCGTCCTCATAGTTTTCTTCTGCACAGTATATATGACTGTAATTGCTATATCCATTACTGATAATGATATATTTATTCAGTTTTTTTCCTAAAGCAATACTTACTTCGAGTGTCGCCTTGGCCTTGTTGAAATCTTTATTAAATTCATAAAGTAAAAACAAAATATTGTTTAAATTCAACTTATCTAATTCGTCACCGTATATACTACAAAGTTCAATATAAGTACCAATATTGTTGAAGGCCTCTTCAATATCGCCAATACAATAATAAGAAGCAATTTTATGAAGATGTGCAACTAATACGGATTTATGATCATTTGCTGCCATGCCCCATTCAAGAAGATGTTGACAAGCCTCGATGGTCTCCTTGTATTTCCCTTCAGATCTAAGCAATGTTACTTTTTCCTGTAAAAGCATCAAATCTTCTGTCATAGTGCCACTCCTAGTCCTAGTAAATAAAGAAGACATCATTTGATGAGGTGTAATTTTATCATTATAATATTAAAGTTTACCTTTTACACTATAAACCTGATTTACCTGTGTTTCTTATATTAGGGTTTACTCTGGGTAAATAAAAGCACTGTCTCAAAGGACAGTGCTTTTATAATATTTATTAGTCAGTTGTACTAAATAACTTAAGCTTCTATCTCCATCTTCTGTGCCGAATATAACCGGTAGTATAGGCCTTGTAGAGCCATTAGCTCGTCGTGCGAGCCGCACTCCGCAATACCTTTATCGGAGACATACATGATGCGGTCACAGTTTTTGACGGTAGATAACCGGTGCGCAATAATGAAAGAGGTCCGTCCCTTAAGCAGTTCGTTCAGGCCCTGCTGAAGCAGTCGCTCGGTCTTGGCGTCAATCGACGAGGTAGCTTCGTCAAGGATAAGAACTCGTGGGTCGGCCAAGAGTGTCCGTGCGAACGAGATCAGCTGACGTTGTCCTTGTGACAGCTTCGAACCACGCTCGTTGACCTCCGTCAGGTAGCCTTGTTCGAATTCACGGATGAAATCGTCGGCACATACGGTCTTCGCCGCAGCGATGATTTCTTCTTCTGTCGCATCAAGACGGCCGTAACGAATATTTTCAAGAATCGTGCCTGAGAAAATAAAGCTATCCTGGAGCATAATACCCATTTGGCTACGTAGTGATTTCAGCGTCACCTGTGAGATGTCATGTCCATCAATGGAGATTGTACCATCCGTAATGTTGTAGAAGCGCGAGATCAGGTTAACAATGGTTGTTTTACCTGCACCCGTCGGTCCCACAAGGGCGATGCTTTCTCCCTCCTTAATATCGAAGGTAAGATTCTCGAGAATGTTGTTACCTGGGTCATAGGCAAAGGTAACCTTGTCGAAGGACACATTACCACGGATAGGCGGTAGTTGCTTCGCATTCGGTACATCGCTGACGGTTACAGGTTCATCGAGTGTTTCGAAGATACGCTCGAGATATGCTACGGCGTTAATGAAGCTATTGTATAGATTCGATAGGTTCAGAATCGGCTGCCAGAATCGGGCAGCATAGGCTCCCATTGCGAGAATGACACCAAAGGTTACATCCTTCGGGTTAAGGGCAAGCAGCCCTACCAGATAAATTGATGTTGAGACAATGGTAGCCAAGTTATCAACGCTAAACGGGATTAAGGCGTTATACCGTAAGGCGCGCATCCATTCTGTCCGGTAATTGTTAGATAGGCGAGTAAAGATGCCCTCATTACGTTGTTCCCGGGAGAAGATTTGCGTCACACGGATGCCGCTAATACTTTCTTGCAAATAAGCGTTCATATTGGAACTCTTATTGGAGACTGCCTGCCATGCCCGGCGCTGCTTGGTCTTGATCATCAACATGATGGCGAGGAAGACCGGTAGTCCTGCCAGAATAACGAGCGAGAGCCGAACATCTACGGCAAACATAAATGCAGCAATAAAGATCAAATTCACGATTTCAAGAATGAAGTTAATAATACCGTTGGATAACACATCCGATACCGAGTTGACATAGTTGACGACCCGGATGAGAATTTTACCTTGTGGACGGTCATCATAATATTTGAACGGGAGCTCTTGTAAATGCTTGAACAGATCCGTTCGGATCTCAAAAATAATGTCTTGCCCGACACTCGTCATGATACGCGAACGGATCGTTGCTAAATAGACACTGACTACAATTGTCACCAACATAAGCGCTGACCATCCCACCAGTGGGAGGACCGCCTTTGTTGGGATCGTCACGTCGACAACGTGCTGCATGATGAGTGGAGCCGACAGCGCAATAGCTGCTGACAATGCACTCAACACAAATGCAACAATCATGGGTTTTTTCTGACTCTTGATGTAGACTAACGCTCGCCGAAAGTGCCTGATATCAAATGGCGACTCCAGATCTTCATCGATGTCGAATTTATTCCTTGCCATGATCGGTCACCTGCCTTCCAATACCCTCATTCTGTAGCTTAAATACTTCGTAGTAGTAACCCCGTTTAGCTAGCAACTCAGCATGGGTTCCTTCTTCAATGAGGCGGCCGTCTTCTAGGATGAGGATACGGTCAGCCTCCGCAGTAGTGGATACACGCTGAGCAATAATGAGCTTCGTGCAAGGATAATCTAGCTCGCGTAGACTTTTCTGAATATGCTCTTCGGTTTCCAGATCGACGGCAGAGGTCGTGTCGTCCAGAATCAGGATCGGACAATGAACTGCCAAGGCACGAGCAAGCGCAATACGTTGTTTTTGTCCACCGGATAGGCCGACACCGCGTTCCCCTACAATCGTGTCATATCCTTCAGGCATTTTCATGATAAAGTCATGTGCGGCGGCTTGCCGAGCATATTCTTTCGTTTCTTCTTCAGGAAGCTCAGGGTTGCCAAAGGCGATGTTTCCATCAATGGTATCTGAGAAGAGCAGAACATCTTGAGTTGCAATGCCAATGTTACCACGGAGCTCGTCGAGCTCTAGGTTACGTACGTCGGTGCCATCGACCAACACTCGCCCTTGCGACACATCATAGAATCGTGGGATCAGGTTGACAAGCGTTGTTTTGCCCGCACCTGTCGAACCCATAATGGCGACGGTTTCACCAGGTTCCACTTTAAAACTGACATCATGCAGAACCGTCACTCCATCGTATTTGAAGCTGATATGGTCAAACTCTATCCGGCCTTCATACCGGCGTTTGTCCACGGGATTATGCTCGTTGACGATACTTGGACGTGCGTAATAAACTTCAACGATCTTTGTTAAGCTGGCAAAAAACCGCTGAATATCGTTGATAATAATACCGATGTTACGCATTGGGTTGGAAATGGCCCAGATCAACGAAGAGAAGGCAGCGTACTCACCAAAGGTGATCCGGCCGTTCATGACAAACAGACCGCCTACCAGCATTAGGATCACATTGAAGGCTTGCGCGAAGGTTTCCAGGTAAGGAAAATAATCGAGCCATACGAGTGCGGCTGTCTTATTTGCCTTAGAAAAGCTAATATTCTTCTCAGTGAACTTCTCGACCTCGTATTCCTCGCGTGCAAAAGCCTTAACAACCCGGTTACCCGCGATGTTCTCCTGCGTTGTCGTGTTAAGCTGTGACAACCGCTCACGAAGATCGGTATACATAGGACGAACTTTTTTGGCAAAGATATAAGCCACAATAAAAATGGGTGGTGACAAAATCAGCAACCATAACGTCAACACAGCATCGATAGTGAAAAAGTAGATAACTGCGGCAATGAAGATCGCGAGCGATTCGATAATCGTCTTGATAATCCATGCCATGGAGTGCCGCACCATATCCAGATCGCCTGTCATCTTGGTCATGAGGTCCCCGGTGCGGTTATGGTCGTAATAATGCATATCTTGACCTTGAATCTTGTTGTACAGAAAAATGCGGACGCGATAGAGCGTATTCTGGGAAGAACGCTCGTACTGCATCGTTGTTACATAGGCAAGCCCCGTACGTAGTAGGGAAAAGCCGATCATGGCCAAGCAGAGCGTAATTAGCAATCCCCGCTCCTGTGTTAAATTTTGAACCGCGTTGTCGTTGGCTATGAACGTATCAACAATGCGTTGACCTATGTACGGATTAACAATCATGAGCGCGGAGCCCACCACGGAGAGGCAAAGCGCTAGAATATACCGCGTCCTATCTCCCAATAGGTTCTGCCATAGCCATTTTAGTTCGAACATCTGATCACCTGATTTCTGTTTGTTATTACACTCTTGTTGAAAAAAATTTGCTCCCCATTCAACAAATTAAAGTGATTATACCACTTATATGAGCAATGTGAACCCATGTCGTTCCTATTTTTTATAACAAAAAGTTATCGGGACTATAATAGAAAATTCTGCATATCAGAGACTCTAATAATAGAGCCTTTACCAAAGAACTTCTCCTATCATAATTCCAAGATTTATGTCATAGTGTAGAGTATAAAAAAGATAAATTTTGAAATAAATGGAGTGATCAATTCATGTATTTAAGTAGGGCTCAGGCATTTATGACGACAATTGTATTATTTATAATCCTACCTATTTTAATTTTGCTCGGGTTATATTTAGGTGGAAAGAATACTATAATTGATAATCTGATTTATGTTTTTTTTGCAGCCAACTTTATCTTTATCTTATTTAGAGCAGCGTATTGGGAGTTTACAAACTACTATTTGAGATATGCGTATGTTTTGATTTTTTTAGTCATAGCGATTAGAAATCTTTTTTTTATAGACAGAAGCTTGCAAAGTATGTCTGACTGGAATGTGGGAATTGACGTAGTGGTTTTAATTGTTTCCTTCATTTTATTGTATTTGAATATAGCAATTATCCGAGCTTCCAAGAAACCATCGAAACATATTAATCTATCTTTTCCATTTAAAAATGGTAGGTACATTGTTACTGACGGCGGTGATGGGAATATAAGTTCATTACTTAATTATCATTCAAAAGCACAAGTACATAAGAGTGGTAAATCCAATACATCGATGAGGTTTGCAACGGACATCGCTAAGATGAATAAAATAGGATGCACTGTAACTAGTGTTCTTACTAAAGAAAATAAAGATTATGAAATATTTCATGAAGAGGTATATAGTCCGTGTGAAGCTAATGTAATTAACGTCGTTGATGAAATAGAAGATAATATTCCTTTTAGTAGGAAGTATCCTTATAATGTAGGAAATTGTGTGACATTAAAATTAGATCATTATTATATCGTTATGGGGCATTTAGCTAAGGGGACTATAGCTGTCAAACCAGGGGATCGAGTCAAACCGGGGCAACTATTAGGGATCATTGGGAATGCCGGATTAACACCCAGACCTCATTTGCATATGCAGGTTTCAGAATGTGAAGATGGCCAGTACTGGCAAGGAGAGAGCATTCCGATTGTCTTCAATAATTCATATTATCCCGTCAAAAATAAAGTTATTAAAGTTTGATACGAAAAAAGGCTTAGAAAGGTTGGTATGAGTCAATGGATG is part of the Paenibacillus segetis genome and encodes:
- a CDS encoding ABC transporter permease, whose protein sequence is MKEATVTNRKPQFAIKSGLQQLLIFGSLILLVIFFSLASGNFFHFSNIIGILLSTAVTGVLALGSTFVIITGGIDLSVGTVMTLSAVMTGMFITVWGLPVPIGIIGGLLTGALCGFLSGFTIARLGIPPFIATLAMMMIAKGLALVISGAKPIYFTDNQVFMNISLGSVLGALIPGFDIPNAVLIFFILAILGSVLLSRTIVGRYNFAIGSNEEATRLSGINVRNWKIVIYTITGLFTGIAGILMASRLNTAHPSLGAGYEMEAIAAVIIGGTSLSGGKGTILGTVIGALIMSVLTNGLRIMSVPQEWQTVVVGFVILLAVYADILRRRKA
- a CDS encoding ABC transporter substrate-binding protein yields the protein MRKIWIMGILALVLVISACGTSKSGGGNASSTVVPKSEGNAAKEKMYIPIISKGFQHQFWQAVKLGAEKAAAELNVDITFEGPESEAQVDKQLEMLQVALDKKPSALGFAALDSQASIPLLKKAKDAGIPVIAFDSGVDSDIPLSTVATDNTYAAGVAADKMAELIGGEGEIAIIAHDQTSRTGIDRRDGFKNRIEEKYPNVKIVDIQYGDGDHLKSTDVAKAIMQAHPNLKGLFGTNEGSAIGIINAVTEAKVVGKVTVIGYDSGKAQIDAIKNGTMAGAISQNPVGIGYETVKAAVAATKGETIKSTIDSGFVWYDKTNIDNEDVKAVLYE
- a CDS encoding ABC transporter ATP-binding protein, which gives rise to MARNKFDIDEDLESPFDIRHFRRALVYIKSQKKPMIVAFVLSALSAAIALSAPLIMQHVVDVTIPTKAVLPLVGWSALMLVTIVVSVYLATIRSRIMTSVGQDIIFEIRTDLFKHLQELPFKYYDDRPQGKILIRVVNYVNSVSDVLSNGIINFILEIVNLIFIAAFMFAVDVRLSLVILAGLPVFLAIMLMIKTKQRRAWQAVSNKSSNMNAYLQESISGIRVTQIFSREQRNEGIFTRLSNNYRTEWMRALRYNALIPFSVDNLATIVSTSIYLVGLLALNPKDVTFGVILAMGAYAARFWQPILNLSNLYNSFINAVAYLERIFETLDEPVTVSDVPNAKQLPPIRGNVSFDKVTFAYDPGNNILENLTFDIKEGESIALVGPTGAGKTTIVNLISRFYNITDGTISIDGHDISQVTLKSLRSQMGIMLQDSFIFSGTILENIRYGRLDATEEEIIAAAKTVCADDFIREFEQGYLTEVNERGSKLSQGQRQLISFARTLLADPRVLILDEATSSIDAKTERLLQQGLNELLKGRTSFIIAHRLSTVKNCDRIMYVSDKGIAECGSHDELMALQGLYYRLYSAQKMEIEA
- a CDS encoding substrate-binding domain-containing protein; translation: MQVIRKWLTIVGVLLLIAVVVFAYGYNELSMKKKTDVIVILKTIDPSVEFWQVLIDGVHEAAQEFNANVQIWGTEKETDVDEQISLVENAIEKRPDVIVLAATDYQRLVPISEKIKKSGIKLVIVDSGIKSDAADSVVATDNVNAGREAGEAMKDLIKGTAQIAIISYVKDAASHIDREKGIREVIENYPEIEVLGTYNSEGSEQNAYLLAKEILQVHPDTLGIIGLNEPTTVGAGRAIQELELKGKVQLIGFDSSFNEIKLLDEGIMKATVIQKPFQMGYLSIKTAVEVVKGKRVSKLIDTGSLLITKENMYVEENQKLLFPFVEN
- a CDS encoding sugar ABC transporter ATP-binding protein; this encodes MDEFLVKMDGIEKSFAGVQVLKDCMFGLRAGEVHALVGENGAGKSTMMKVLTGVYQKDEGRILYQGKEVRIPDTRSAQKQGISMIHQEMNLAPDLTVAQNIFIGKEPRKGIKLFLDDKEMNRQTSVLLKQMNLDIDPTTLVSKLTVAKQQMVEIIKAISYDSQVLIMDEPTAALSDAEIEELFKIIIQLREKGVGIVYISHRMSELKRITDRITVMRDGSYIDTVLTADSSIEQIISMMVGRELYQSDKTNRIKDETSKIVLEVRNLNRRNVLHDVSFSLREGEIIGFAGLVGAGRTEVARAIFGADPIDSGEIYVHGRKVRIEGPHQAVKHGIGYLTEDRKHFGCLLEMDVSTNVTLATTRRFTSAGFWMNGKRMNDVSNQIVEELKVKTVGIKQNLKYLSGGNQQKVIIGKWLTRDCDILIFDEPTRGIDIGAKSEIYKLLENLAASGKSIIMISSELPEILRLSHRIIVMCEGRITGELMNDLHATQEQIMTHATDRIG
- a CDS encoding cache domain-containing sensor histidine kinase: MMTIIIMSVTFYYLAKDAVKSTAQTYTTELVKQVNNNIKSYINGMKYMSNVVAGNYAVQAYLSSNRFNSLKEEKDYKETISDMLGAMLASRTDIRSANIFGYGGQFVSGRKELELNPYVDITSMDWYTNAQKSSGRSVISSSHVQPIFKDQYPWVVSLSRELVSKDGTKKLGIFLVDLNFSVMNDMFKDIRLGQRGYLFIIDSEGRIVYHPQQQLVYSNLKSEMIDKVLEVKNGTFISDQGSDRRMYTVQESEFGWKIVGVSYVDELVDNQSEVLLSIVLLGAVCIIIAIFISLFLSKRVSQPIKRLQGYMKEVEKGNFDIHVPVPQTVELYMLARAFNMMVGKIKELMTQTVLDQELKRKSEISALQAQINPHFLYNTLDSIVWMAESNKSREVVLMTSALAKLFRSSISKGEELVAIRTEIEHITNYLMIQKMRYKNKLDYQIEISELVLEYRMIKLILQPLVENAIYHGVKMKQGPGLIRISSEEKDKDIILIVEDNGNGMDEGKLKSLLNPTAVTEGGRGVGVRNVQERIKLYYGSQYGLTYHSILGVGTTVYIRIPKSR
- a CDS encoding tetratricopeptide repeat-containing diguanylate cyclase, with translation MTEDLMLLQEKVTLLRSEGKYKETIEACQHLLEWGMAANDHKSVLVAHLHKIASYYCIGDIEEAFNNIGTYIELCSIYGDELDKLNLNNILFLLYEFNKDFNKAKATLEVSIALGKKLNKYIIISNGYSNYSHIYCAEENYEDALKMAKEGLDTAKLLEPASPILELRVKLNMAKAYIGLENFEASKSLIDEMINDPILDSFIREKSNCYDLQGNWYSKQTLYREAFESYTVAKNLVESYNDVYLLKAIQAERCKLCDLMNDVQLGYLVQKEYIAILNQISNRELELVALRLNIKHSITDIEKKANTDYLTGLFNRKYIEYTANQWLEQASITNDNIVCIAFDIDNFKSINDTYGHLFGDEVIQHVSKSFSKKFGEHDLVGRYGGDEFIIILKNISLSDGKIKAEQIEESFKSIEMMKNGLSISITASIGVSDNSGGSVVTFTDLFQKADVELYKAKLLGKNQISCGS